Genomic segment of Pseudothermotoga hypogea DSM 11164 = NBRC 106472:
CTTTTATCCGGCATCGCGTAAAGCACTGATCGAGCTCATCGAGAGCTGTTTCACGTCAAAGATTGGACCGGGTCAGCTGCCGAAGAAACCCGACAGGCCACTCGAAAGAAACGTTGCACTGATAGTTCCGCACGCTGGTTACGTGTACAGTGGCCCTGTGGCGGCTCACGCGTATGCAGAATTGGCCAGGCTTGGAAATCCAAAGCTCGTGGTGCTGCTCGGGCCCAACCACACAGGCTACGGTGCCCGGATCGGCGTCTGGGCTGAGGGCAGCTGGTCCACACCGCTGGGCGAGGTTCAAGTCTGTGAAGAGGCAGCTCAGAAGGTTCTGGAAGAATGTAGACAAGCCTCGGCGGACATCAGATGTCACATGGTTGAACATTCTCTCGAGGTGCAGCTGCCGTTTCTCCAATACGTTTTCAAAGACTTCGAGATTCTGCCGATAACGATGTTTCCTCTGAGCTTGCAGGTTTGCAAATCGCTGGCGCACGCCCTGGACGAACTGTTTAGGAGTTTTTCTTCAACGGTACTTGTCGTTTCGAGCGACTTCAACCACTACGAAGACGACGCAACCACGAAGCGGAAAGATCAGCTTGCCATCGAGGAAATCCTGAGGAAGGATCCAGAAGGGCTCTACAGAGTAGCAGCAGACGAGAGGATCACGATGTGCGGTCTTTCACCCGTGGCATGTCTGCTCTACATGCAGAGTTTCTCAAAGGCAAGGTTGCTGAAACATGCGACGAGCGGTGATACCTCGGGTGACAGGTCTCACGTGGTGGGATACGCAAGCTTCATTTTCGAATGAAGTGTAAGAGTTGGTAAGCTTCATCCACCTTTGTGATCAAACATGACACCATGTAAACGCCGACGCCCAACAGCACGAGCACCAGCGTGAAAAGCTTGGATGGGCTAACGTGCTCTGCGATCATGAGAACTAATCCCATCAGCGCAGAACAGATCAGGACCTTCTGAAAGTGCTTCATGTCTATCTCTGGACGCAGTTTGAACAGAAGGTATCCCGCACCTATGGCACCAGCTAAGGCCGTCGCAAGGGCTACGCCCGCAGTCTTCATGGTCAAACCGAGGACAAAATCGAGCACGGCATTTGAAACGAACGATACCACCGTGGCTTTGAATGGTAACTTCATGTCCTTTTTCGCATGACACGATCTCGAGAGCAGAGCCATCATTGAGTAGAAGGGAAGTCCCAGAGAATAGAACAGCAGTGCCGTTGCGGTTCTGAT
This window contains:
- the amrB gene encoding AmmeMemoRadiSam system protein B encodes the protein MKREPVVAGSFYPASRKALIELIESCFTSKIGPGQLPKKPDRPLERNVALIVPHAGYVYSGPVAAHAYAELARLGNPKLVVLLGPNHTGYGARIGVWAEGSWSTPLGEVQVCEEAAQKVLEECRQASADIRCHMVEHSLEVQLPFLQYVFKDFEILPITMFPLSLQVCKSLAHALDELFRSFSSTVLVVSSDFNHYEDDATTKRKDQLAIEEILRKDPEGLYRVAADERITMCGLSPVACLLYMQSFSKARLLKHATSGDTSGDRSHVVGYASFIFE